A single genomic interval of Lentimicrobium saccharophilum harbors:
- the mgrA gene encoding L-glyceraldehyde 3-phosphate reductase, with amino-acid sequence MITFNANQSRYDTMCYNRCGKSGLKLPAVSLGLWHNFGGVDILQVSRSMLLHAFDRGITHFDLANNYGPPAGSAEETMGQVMRTDLGRYRDELIISTKAGYYMWPGPYGEFGSKKYLIASLDQSLKRMGLDYVDIFYSHRPDPDTPMEETMGALEQVVRQGKALYVGLSNYSAKQTREAVEILKSLGIRCLIHQPSYSMFNRWVEDGLLNVLEEEGMGCIAFSPLAQGLLTDKYLEGIPAGSRAAKEHGFLQVSQITPEKVEKVRRLNEIALSRGQKLAQMALAWVLRDKRITSVLIGASSVEQMDDNISSLENRLFSEDELRMIDDILR; translated from the coding sequence ATGATAACATTTAATGCAAACCAGTCACGTTACGATACCATGTGTTATAACCGTTGCGGGAAGAGCGGTCTGAAGCTGCCAGCTGTATCGCTGGGCCTGTGGCATAATTTCGGTGGTGTGGATATTCTGCAGGTAAGCCGGAGTATGCTGCTGCATGCTTTCGACAGGGGCATCACCCATTTTGATCTGGCCAACAACTACGGTCCGCCGGCAGGTTCAGCCGAAGAAACCATGGGTCAGGTGATGCGGACCGATCTTGGCCGTTACCGCGACGAACTGATTATTTCGACCAAAGCCGGTTATTACATGTGGCCCGGCCCTTATGGTGAGTTTGGTTCAAAGAAATACCTGATCGCCAGCCTCGACCAAAGCCTGAAGCGGATGGGACTTGATTATGTAGATATCTTTTATTCCCACCGTCCCGACCCTGACACTCCCATGGAAGAAACAATGGGTGCGCTGGAACAGGTTGTGAGGCAGGGAAAAGCGCTGTATGTAGGGCTTTCAAACTACTCCGCCAAGCAAACCCGCGAAGCGGTTGAAATTCTAAAGAGCCTGGGAATCCGTTGTCTTATTCATCAGCCCAGTTATTCCATGTTCAATCGCTGGGTTGAAGATGGTCTGCTCAATGTACTTGAAGAGGAAGGGATGGGCTGTATCGCTTTTTCACCATTGGCCCAGGGGTTGCTTACCGATAAATACCTGGAAGGCATTCCGGCCGGCTCCAGGGCTGCAAAAGAGCATGGGTTTCTTCAGGTAAGCCAGATTACGCCCGAAAAAGTTGAGAAAGTCAGACGCCTTAACGAGATTGCCTTATCCAGGGGACAGAAACTGGCGCAGATGGCATTGGCATGGGTGCTCCGCGATAAACGGATTACTTCTGTTCTGATTGGGGCCAGCAGTGTGGAACAGATGGACGATAATATCAGCAGCCTCGAAAATCGCTTATTCTCAGAGGATGAACTCCGGATGATAGATGATATCCTCAGGTAA
- a CDS encoding HIT family protein translates to MASIFSRIVNGEIPAWKVAENDKFLAFLDINPLAEGHTLVIPKQEVDYIFDIEDPLYAEYFTFAKKVAKGIRSVIPCTKVGIAVIGLEVAHAHIHLIPINSIYDIDFSRPKLKFSPEQFKHTADAIAAQIEV, encoded by the coding sequence ATGGCAAGTATATTTTCCCGTATTGTGAATGGTGAAATTCCGGCCTGGAAAGTAGCCGAAAACGACAAATTCCTGGCCTTTCTTGACATCAATCCTTTGGCTGAAGGACACACCCTGGTAATACCGAAGCAGGAAGTGGATTACATCTTTGATATTGAAGATCCCCTGTATGCAGAATACTTTACTTTTGCCAAAAAAGTGGCTAAGGGCATCAGGTCGGTTATCCCCTGCACCAAGGTTGGTATTGCGGTGATCGGCCTCGAAGTTGCCCATGCCCATATCCACCTGATCCCTATTAATTCAATCTATGATATCGATTTCAGCAGACCCAAACTGAAATTTTCTCCGGAACAGTTTAAGCACACCGCCGATGCAATCGCCGCGCAGATTGAAGTTTAA
- the greA gene encoding transcription elongation factor GreA: MYYTLEGLNKLKAELDQLVSVERPAISQQIAEARDKGDLSENAEYDAAKNAQGMLELKISKLQEVIRNAKIIDESKLDNSKVLILSTVRIKNTKNNASMTYTLVPENEADLKAGKISVNSPIAKGLLGKSVGETVEIQVPAGKMNFEIVEIVR; this comes from the coding sequence ATGTATTACACTTTGGAAGGACTGAATAAATTAAAGGCCGAGCTCGATCAGTTGGTTTCCGTCGAGCGGCCGGCCATTTCACAGCAGATTGCGGAGGCCCGTGACAAGGGTGACCTTTCTGAGAATGCAGAATACGATGCAGCCAAAAATGCACAGGGAATGCTTGAACTGAAAATATCAAAACTGCAGGAAGTTATCCGGAATGCCAAAATTATTGACGAAAGTAAACTGGATAATTCCAAGGTGCTGATTCTTTCTACCGTAAGGATTAAAAATACGAAGAACAATGCATCCATGACCTATACCCTTGTTCCTGAGAACGAAGCCGATCTCAAGGCAGGAAAGATTTCTGTCAACTCTCCGATCGCTAAAGGCCTGCTGGGCAAATCGGTAGGTGAAACTGTTGAGATACAGGTTCCGGCTGGTAAAATGAATTTTGAAATTGTTGAAATCGTCAGGTAA
- a CDS encoding PorV/PorQ family protein, whose amino-acid sequence MNKIYKYFAAILLTGALLTPFAQLSAGNKDRSGQAGASELLINPWARSSGWGGANIASVKGLEGLFGNVAGTAHTKGTELIFTNTQWLKGSEVNINAFGLTQKIGQSGVIGLGIMSMNFGDIPIRTEDLPEGGIGNYSPSYMNINISYAKAFSSSIYGGINIKIISEVISDVSAQGIGIDAGIQYVTGPRENVRFGITLRNVGPTMSFSGDGLSIRSLLPGQESYFTLEQRSADFELPTQLAIGASYDFYIAEMHRLSLAGNFVSNSFNKDQFIVGAEYELKSYLMLRGGYTYEEGITEKTERTTAFTGPSAGFTVAVPLDKEKGSSIAIDYSYRATDPFSGTHSIGARINL is encoded by the coding sequence ATGAACAAGATCTATAAATACTTCGCTGCTATTTTGCTGACAGGGGCATTGCTGACTCCTTTTGCACAATTGTCTGCCGGTAATAAGGACAGGTCAGGTCAGGCTGGAGCATCCGAACTTCTCATCAATCCCTGGGCACGCAGCTCAGGTTGGGGAGGGGCAAATATTGCCAGCGTTAAAGGGCTCGAAGGTCTTTTCGGGAATGTGGCCGGTACTGCCCACACCAAAGGGACAGAGCTGATTTTTACCAATACGCAATGGCTCAAAGGCAGTGAAGTAAATATCAATGCTTTTGGTTTAACCCAGAAAATCGGACAATCAGGGGTCATCGGTCTGGGGATTATGTCGATGAATTTCGGTGACATCCCCATCAGAACCGAAGACCTGCCTGAAGGCGGAATCGGTAATTATTCACCCAGTTACATGAATATTAATATCTCTTACGCCAAAGCTTTTTCAAGCAGTATTTACGGAGGTATTAACATTAAAATTATTTCTGAGGTGATCTCCGACGTAAGTGCACAGGGAATTGGTATTGATGCCGGTATTCAATATGTAACCGGTCCCCGTGAAAACGTACGCTTTGGTATTACATTGCGCAATGTCGGCCCTACCATGAGTTTCAGCGGTGACGGTTTATCAATCCGGAGCCTGTTGCCGGGACAGGAGAGCTATTTCACACTGGAACAGCGTTCTGCCGATTTTGAATTGCCTACGCAGCTTGCAATAGGTGCATCCTACGATTTTTATATCGCCGAAATGCATCGCCTGAGTCTGGCTGGTAACTTTGTTTCCAACTCCTTCAACAAAGACCAGTTCATCGTGGGGGCAGAGTATGAGTTGAAATCATATCTAATGCTTCGTGGCGGATATACCTACGAAGAAGGAATTACTGAAAAAACCGAGCGCACTACTGCCTTTACAGGGCCAAGTGCAGGCTTTACCGTTGCAGTTCCGCTTGACAAAGAGAAAGGTTCCTCAATTGCTATTGACTATTCTTACAGGGCTACTGATCCCTTTAGCGGAACCCATAGCATAGGCGCACGAATTAACCTCTGA